Below is a window of Rhodoglobus vestalii DNA.
CGGAACGTGGTCGGCGATGCCTGCTGCATCAGCTGCTGCTGCTCAACCAACACGGCAGGATCTGTTTCTACCGGGTAGTCGACGCAGTAGATCGCAATAAACGCTTCTAACGAGTTGTCGGTGTAGGTGCCATCGATGTCGCGGCTGTAATAGAAATCAGCCAAGAAGAACGCCGTCTCTGTCTCCCCGCGTGCTGCCTCCGAAAAAAGATCGTTGAGGAACTGCCACGAATCCTGAGAATAGAGGGCCGTGCTCATCGCAATATCGATGACACCGGCATCCATCATGCGGCCATCGGCGCCCGCCACCGGGTCCGCGTCATAGCGATCATAAAGTTCGCGGATGGTCGCTAGGGCAGCATCCACCCCACCCGTGAATGGGCAGTCATCAAACGAGGTTGGGCAGGCTGCCAAATAGTTTTCGAGGGCACGCTGGAACCCCGCTGTCTGCACGCGCCCCACCTCGAACACGGAGATCGACGAGTCGGTGGCGCCATCCGACACAATGCGGCCCACGTTCTGGGGAAAGTTTTCAATGTAATACGAACCGATGTCGCTGCCATACGAATAGCCCAGATATTGCAACTTCTCGTCCCCAACAAGCGCGCGTAACATGTCGAGGTCGTTGACGGTGCTCTGCGTGTCAATGAACTGCAGCAGGGGCCCGGTGTTATCGAAACAGGCTTCGCCGAAACTGATCGCCGCCTCCTCGCTCTCCGCAAGCCACTCATCACTGCCGATCGGCGTATCCGGAAGACCGAAAATGAACTCGTCGAGACCCTCATCGTCAAGACACGTCACCGGAGTTGAGCGGCCAACCCCACGGGGATCCCACCCAATAACATCAAAGTTTTCTCGCAGCGTGGCACTCACCGCAAAATCGACATCGTCGTGGATGAGATCGAACCCCGATGCACCCGGCCCACCAGGATTGACAAACAGTGAGCCCCTGCTCTGCCCCGTCGCGACATGACGGGCCAGCGCAAGCGAAATATCAGTCTCCGGGCTGGGGTTCGCCCAATCCATCGGAGCCGTCGCTGTTGCACACTGGGCACCATCGCCGCAATCCACCCACGACAAAACCTGGCTGTAGTAGGGAGCTAGCTCCTCTGACACCGATTCACCGGTCGGCTCAGAACGATCGCCAAACAGCTCAAGAATGTTCACACACCCACTCAACACCAGAGTCAGGGCAACAGCGGGAACCAGGAGCCCAAGCCTGCGCACACCGGTACGGGCGCGGGCGCGCGCGCCGGTGCCGGTGCCGGTGCGATTGTCGGTGCGGTGGGGGGAAGCAGAATCGCTGAAGATCACGGCCCGAGCCTAGCGGTTAGCAGTCCGGGTCGGTCGCCGGAACCACACCGTTGAGCAGAAACTCCTCGACCGCCGAATTCACGCACGCGTTTGACTTGTTATACGCCGTGTGACCCTCGCCGTTATAGGTGATCAGGTGACCATTCCGAAGATTATCGGCCACCGTCTGGGACCACTCATACGGTGTCGCCGGGTCATTGGTTGTTCCAATCACCAGCATGTCAGCGGCACCGGGCGCGGCGATTGCCACCCGCTCACGTTTCGGCTCGACCGGCCAGTTAGCGCAGCCCGGGTCGCCGTACGACATTTGGGGCCCAAAAATGGGAGCCGCGACCGCAAGATCGGCCGCCTGTTGACGCATCCGGGTGCTGTCTGCCGGCTGGCGGGCATCCAAACAGTTGATCGCAACGAACGCTTCGGTCTGGTTCTCGGCGTAATTACCTTCCGGTCCACGCCCGTTGTAGTTGTCCGCCAGATCAAACGCGATGCTGGCGTCACCCTTCATTACGGTGGTGAAAAGTTGGCGAAGGTAGGCCCAATTCTCTTGGCTGTACAGGGGCAAAATGATGGCGGTAAACATCGTTGCCGAGCCAAGTTGGCGGCCATCGACACTCGCGAGTGGGCTCGTGTCGAGGCGATCCAACAGGGTACCGATCGTGGCGCGGGCCTG
It encodes the following:
- a CDS encoding alpha/beta hydrolase, which encodes MIFSDSASPHRTDNRTGTGTGARARARTGVRRLGLLVPAVALTLVLSGCVNILELFGDRSEPTGESVSEELAPYYSQVLSWVDCGDGAQCATATAPMDWANPSPETDISLALARHVATGQSRGSLFVNPGGPGASGFDLIHDDVDFAVSATLRENFDVIGWDPRGVGRSTPVTCLDDEGLDEFIFGLPDTPIGSDEWLAESEEAAISFGEACFDNTGPLLQFIDTQSTVNDLDMLRALVGDEKLQYLGYSYGSDIGSYYIENFPQNVGRIVSDGATDSSISVFEVGRVQTAGFQRALENYLAACPTSFDDCPFTGGVDAALATIRELYDRYDADPVAGADGRMMDAGVIDIAMSTALYSQDSWQFLNDLFSEAARGETETAFFLADFYYSRDIDGTYTDNSLEAFIAIYCVDYPVETDPAVLVEQQQLMQQASPTTFRDFPPTGDLTCLNWPYQYIGPCITELTGAGAPPVLIVSTTGDPATPYEWGVALSEQLLSAQLITYNGEGHTAYNGGVACVDDAVDNYFVTGTVPDADPNCGA